The proteins below come from a single Rhodococcus sp. WMMA185 genomic window:
- a CDS encoding helix-turn-helix domain-containing protein has product MVARSHERENRVATFAEKFRYLIDNVHPKDRPPFTVSEIVDGIRSNGGTITQGYVSMLLNGLRPNPSLQIVQDIALFFHVPLDYFADDSSYADFQGYISWIRSLREDDVPTAARAYNPYQAGNQAPDSEQE; this is encoded by the coding sequence ATGGTTGCCCGTTCACATGAGAGGGAGAATCGGGTGGCGACTTTCGCCGAGAAGTTCCGGTACTTGATCGACAACGTTCATCCGAAAGACCGACCCCCGTTCACCGTGTCCGAGATCGTGGACGGTATCCGAAGCAACGGCGGCACCATCACCCAGGGCTACGTGTCGATGCTCCTCAACGGTTTACGGCCGAACCCAAGTCTTCAGATCGTCCAGGACATAGCCCTGTTCTTCCACGTCCCACTCGACTATTTCGCAGACGACTCGTCGTACGCCGACTTCCAGGGCTACATCAGCTGGATCCGGTCGCTACGCGAGGACGACGTACCCACTGCCGCGAGGGCATACAACCCATACCAGGCCGGAAACCAGGCACCAGACTCCGAACAGGAGTAG
- a CDS encoding HpcH/HpaI aldolase/citrate lyase family protein — protein sequence MTITQTRALEPVRHFHHLDPETHKRLFLRSPEALGPDEDRTVLAVALGATLYVPATRPDLAETILRRSGDGVCSMIIDLEDALADRDVEAGLLNAVEALDRIAILGGARMQLFVRVRVAEDIRRICSLLTDGTQVLSGFVIPKFGSATAVGFLDELVSMSERLGKRLYAMPVLESTELINRETRHDELVRISALVDEHRARILAVRIGATDMCGAFGIRRDRDLTIYEVRVVADVIAEIVNLLGRADGTGHVITGPVWEYFADRERLFRPTLRTAPFEKHDMVHFRQQLVSSDMDGLLREIALDRANGIQGKTVIHPTHVAAVHALSAVTHEEYQDALDIRGGESRGGVRPSKYRNKMNEIRPHLAWAERTLIRARVFGVTNEGVTFVDLLTASGVQ from the coding sequence ATGACTATTACTCAAACTCGGGCGTTGGAGCCGGTGCGGCATTTCCACCACCTTGATCCCGAAACGCATAAGCGGCTGTTTCTGCGCTCCCCGGAAGCGCTCGGTCCGGACGAGGACCGGACGGTACTCGCCGTTGCCTTGGGGGCCACGTTGTACGTTCCTGCCACGAGGCCAGATCTCGCGGAGACCATCCTCCGCAGGTCCGGGGACGGCGTGTGCTCGATGATCATCGACCTCGAGGATGCTCTCGCCGACCGCGATGTGGAGGCCGGGCTTCTCAATGCCGTCGAGGCGCTCGATCGGATCGCGATACTCGGGGGTGCGCGCATGCAGCTATTCGTGCGAGTTCGGGTGGCCGAAGATATTCGCCGCATCTGCAGCCTCTTGACCGACGGTACGCAGGTGCTGTCGGGGTTCGTGATTCCCAAGTTCGGTAGCGCCACAGCGGTGGGGTTTCTCGACGAATTGGTTTCGATGTCGGAACGCCTGGGCAAGCGGTTGTACGCAATGCCCGTGCTCGAGTCGACAGAGCTGATCAATCGCGAGACCCGCCACGACGAACTCGTCAGGATCTCCGCGTTGGTCGACGAACACCGTGCCCGGATTCTCGCCGTGCGCATCGGGGCCACCGATATGTGCGGTGCGTTCGGCATCCGTCGCGACCGCGATCTGACGATCTACGAGGTCCGGGTGGTTGCGGATGTCATCGCCGAGATCGTCAATCTCCTCGGTCGTGCAGACGGCACCGGTCACGTGATCACCGGACCGGTGTGGGAGTACTTCGCCGATCGCGAGCGGCTGTTCCGGCCCACTCTTCGCACCGCCCCCTTCGAGAAACACGACATGGTGCACTTTCGTCAGCAGTTGGTCAGCAGCGACATGGACGGGTTGTTGCGCGAAATCGCACTCGACCGTGCCAACGGTATTCAGGGAAAGACGGTCATCCATCCGACGCATGTCGCTGCCGTCCATGCGTTGTCGGCCGTTACACATGAGGAGTACCAGGATGCTCTCGACATCCGTGGCGGTGAGAGCCGCGGGGGCGTTCGACCGTCGAAGTATCGCAACAAGATGAATGAAATACGACCGCACCTGGCGTGGGCCGAGAGAACACTCATCCGAGCGCGAGTGTTCGGCGTCACCAATGAGGGAGTGACGTTCGTGGACCTGTTGACCGCATCGGGTGTCCAATGA
- a CDS encoding phosphoribosyltransferase family protein — protein sequence MTISDLVMPGLRRNPRRAHLLVSTVLGKHVPTDPDIVIGAGERLADQVTNVLGADADPVVFGFAETATGLGHCVATRLNARCYLHSTRRDVPQIGTLAGFEEGHSHATSHQLQPTSADLFANDHPLVLVDDEISTGATAVDAIRALHEHSPRGRYVIASLVDMRAQEHRDAVDIAAAELGVQIDSVSLAEGHTVLPDGLVESVGALPDPVLNPVGTRIGGVERLDIDWPAAVPEGGRHGFLRENTEEFDAAIRESARTLGARLDHQRPVIVVGHEELMYLPLRIARALSDSGYRVRFQTTTRSPAYVLDRPGYPLRRGFRFIAPENGEDQPRFVYNAQWSNEDPLVVAVIDEAADTDRLTARDGLLDVLTASGTDVLLAVVSGADPLSLRAARLGASA from the coding sequence ATGACCATCTCGGATCTGGTCATGCCGGGACTGCGGCGTAACCCTCGCCGCGCGCATCTACTCGTCTCGACGGTCCTCGGCAAGCACGTGCCCACCGATCCGGACATCGTGATCGGCGCGGGTGAGCGCCTCGCCGATCAGGTGACCAACGTCCTCGGGGCGGACGCAGATCCGGTGGTATTCGGATTCGCCGAGACCGCCACCGGTCTGGGTCATTGCGTCGCCACCCGGTTGAACGCCAGGTGTTACCTGCATTCAACGCGCCGGGATGTGCCCCAGATCGGGACGCTCGCCGGGTTCGAGGAGGGGCACTCGCACGCCACCAGCCATCAACTGCAGCCCACGTCGGCCGATTTGTTTGCCAATGACCATCCTCTCGTGCTGGTGGATGACGAGATCTCGACAGGCGCCACGGCCGTTGACGCGATACGCGCTCTGCACGAACACAGTCCCCGTGGGCGATACGTCATTGCATCGCTGGTCGATATGCGTGCGCAGGAGCATCGGGACGCCGTCGATATTGCGGCCGCCGAACTCGGTGTACAGATCGACAGTGTGAGCCTGGCGGAGGGGCACACCGTCCTTCCGGACGGGCTCGTCGAGTCGGTCGGCGCCCTTCCGGACCCGGTGCTCAACCCGGTCGGGACGCGGATCGGAGGCGTTGAGCGTCTCGATATCGACTGGCCTGCAGCAGTTCCGGAGGGCGGTCGGCACGGGTTCCTGCGAGAAAACACCGAGGAGTTCGATGCGGCGATTCGTGAGTCGGCAAGGACGCTCGGAGCACGTCTAGACCACCAGCGCCCAGTGATCGTGGTCGGGCACGAAGAGTTGATGTACCTCCCGTTGCGGATCGCCCGAGCCCTGTCGGACTCCGGGTACCGCGTTCGATTCCAGACGACGACACGGTCACCGGCCTACGTGCTCGATCGGCCGGGGTACCCGCTGCGGCGAGGATTCCGCTTCATCGCGCCGGAGAACGGTGAAGACCAGCCACGATTCGTCTACAACGCGCAATGGTCGAACGAGGACCCCCTCGTGGTGGCGGTGATCGACGAGGCGGCTGACACCGATCGGCTCACCGCACGCGACGGTCTGCTCGACGTTCTCACCGCGTCTGGAACCGATGTGCTCCTCGCCGTGGTGTCCGGCGCAGACCCGCTGTCTCTGAGAGCCGCACGCCTGGGAGCGTCGGCGTGA
- a CDS encoding methyltransferase domain-containing protein, which produces MTSTGGQSIGEYLISSRSMAEYRAMFALSNSDLAGTVLDCPGGGSSFTASAHELGVDAVAVDPVYRRPAAEIAQRALDEVARGSDWLAKNSDQYRWDFYGDLEGHQRMRCESAEKFATDIGAHPERYRAGALPRLPFPDGTFDLVLSSHLLFTYADRLDHRFHIAALREFARVARGNVRVFPLVDQAGEQLDDLLPPLLVELESLGLRPQVRTVDYEFQRGADAMLMFDAS; this is translated from the coding sequence ATGACCAGCACGGGTGGCCAATCGATCGGTGAGTACCTGATCAGTTCGAGGTCGATGGCGGAATACCGGGCGATGTTCGCGCTGAGCAACTCGGATCTGGCAGGCACTGTGCTCGACTGTCCCGGTGGCGGCTCGAGTTTCACGGCGTCGGCGCACGAACTCGGTGTCGACGCAGTGGCTGTCGATCCTGTGTACCGCAGACCGGCGGCGGAGATAGCCCAGCGCGCCCTGGACGAGGTCGCGCGTGGTTCCGATTGGCTGGCGAAGAACAGCGACCAGTACCGCTGGGACTTCTACGGCGATTTGGAGGGGCATCAGAGGATGCGCTGTGAATCGGCTGAGAAGTTCGCCACTGACATCGGTGCGCACCCGGAACGGTATCGGGCGGGCGCGTTGCCGCGGCTACCGTTTCCGGACGGCACGTTCGACCTCGTGTTGTCGTCTCACCTGTTGTTCACCTACGCAGACCGTCTCGACCACCGGTTCCACATCGCCGCGTTGCGAGAGTTCGCGCGAGTGGCGAGGGGAAATGTTCGGGTGTTCCCGCTAGTGGACCAGGCAGGAGAGCAGCTGGACGATCTATTGCCACCACTGTTGGTCGAACTCGAATCGTTGGGGCTCCGACCACAGGTCCGGACCGTCGACTACGAGTTCCAACGCGGCGCCGATGCGATGCTCATGTTCGACGCGAGCTAG
- a CDS encoding TerD family protein, producing MGVSLTKGGNVSLTKEAPNLTAVAVGLGWDARSTTGTDFDLDASAIGAGADKKVVSDQYFVFFNNLRSPDGSIEHAGDNTTGAGEGDDEVINVDLAAVPANIESIVFPVSIYDADARAQSFGQVRNAYIRVVDKSNGAELARYDLSEDASTETAMVFGELYRNGADWKFRAIGQGYASGLAGIARDYGVNT from the coding sequence ATGGGTGTCAGCTTGACCAAGGGCGGCAACGTTTCCCTCACGAAAGAGGCGCCGAACCTGACTGCGGTGGCCGTCGGCCTCGGATGGGATGCCCGCTCGACCACCGGCACCGATTTCGACCTCGACGCGAGCGCCATCGGCGCGGGTGCAGACAAGAAGGTTGTGTCAGACCAGTACTTCGTCTTCTTCAACAATCTCCGTTCGCCCGACGGCTCGATCGAACACGCCGGCGACAACACCACCGGCGCTGGTGAGGGAGACGACGAAGTGATCAACGTCGACCTCGCGGCCGTCCCGGCCAACATCGAGAGCATTGTGTTCCCCGTCTCGATCTACGATGCGGACGCGCGTGCGCAGTCTTTCGGCCAGGTACGCAACGCCTACATCCGCGTCGTAGACAAGTCCAACGGGGCCGAGCTTGCCCGCTACGACCTGTCCGAGGACGCGTCCACCGAGACGGCGATGGTCTTCGGTGAGTTGTACCGCAATGGTGCGGACTGGAAGTTCCGTGCGATCGGCCAAGGATATGCATCCGGGCTGGCCGGAATCGCCCGCGACTACGGCGTCAACACCTGA
- a CDS encoding cysteine protease StiP family protein, producing MTAPLVGPGFGSYTADEVGWLLKDLSHLNLEADVAERERRIQSGDAHYAETLPIEYQPDERYRELFEKVLQDSSIRLARAVGSLTDLVLAERGRDITLASLARAGTPVGVLMRRWAREVHGLDLPHYAVSIVRDRGIDSVALDYLARHHDPKNVVFVDGWTGKGAITRELSQALAAHHDAGGAEFNDDLAVLADPGHCVRTFGTRDDFLIASACLNSTVSGLVSRTVLNDTLIGPSDFHGAKFYAHLAGDDVSNHLLDTVSAAFADVRAHVAGDVEELLRTDRKPTWDGWKSVEAVREQYGIASVNFVKPGVGETTRVLLRRVPWRVLVRDLDAPEHAHIRLLADARSVPVEEVPSLAYSCMGLIKDLA from the coding sequence GTGACGGCGCCGCTTGTCGGCCCGGGCTTCGGCTCCTACACAGCCGACGAAGTGGGCTGGCTCCTGAAGGATCTGTCACATCTGAACCTCGAAGCCGATGTCGCCGAACGGGAGCGCCGCATCCAGTCCGGTGATGCTCACTACGCCGAGACGCTGCCCATCGAGTACCAACCCGATGAGCGGTACCGCGAACTGTTCGAGAAGGTGTTGCAGGACAGTTCCATCCGGCTGGCGCGCGCAGTAGGCTCGCTCACCGACCTCGTGCTGGCCGAACGGGGCCGCGACATCACACTGGCTTCACTCGCCCGCGCGGGTACGCCGGTCGGTGTGCTGATGCGGCGCTGGGCACGTGAGGTCCACGGGTTGGACCTGCCGCATTACGCCGTCTCGATCGTCCGGGACCGGGGAATCGATTCCGTGGCTCTCGATTACCTGGCGCGACATCATGATCCGAAGAACGTGGTCTTCGTCGACGGCTGGACGGGCAAGGGTGCTATCACACGCGAGTTGTCGCAGGCGCTCGCCGCCCATCATGATGCCGGTGGTGCGGAGTTCAACGACGATCTGGCAGTCCTGGCCGACCCGGGGCACTGCGTCCGTACGTTCGGTACCCGCGACGACTTCCTGATCGCCTCGGCGTGTCTGAACTCCACCGTCTCCGGGCTGGTGTCACGCACTGTCCTGAACGACACGTTGATCGGCCCCAGTGACTTCCACGGCGCCAAGTTCTACGCGCACCTCGCGGGCGACGACGTATCCAACCACCTCCTGGACACGGTCAGTGCCGCGTTCGCCGACGTGCGCGCGCATGTTGCCGGCGACGTCGAGGAATTGTTGCGGACCGATCGAAAGCCGACGTGGGACGGCTGGAAGTCCGTCGAGGCGGTTCGGGAGCAGTACGGAATCGCGAGTGTGAACTTCGTCAAGCCAGGAGTTGGCGAAACGACGAGGGTGCTCCTGAGGCGGGTGCCTTGGCGGGTACTCGTCCGCGACCTCGACGCTCCCGAGCATGCGCACATCCGGTTGCTCGCCGATGCACGATCGGTGCCCGTCGAAGAGGTTCCCTCCCTGGCATATTCATGCATGGGCCTGATCAAGGATTTGGCATGA
- a CDS encoding HpcH/HpaI aldolase/citrate lyase family protein → MSVGEEITMSGVELAAPVRHFHHLDPETHGRLFLHPPQDLWPDEDRSVLAVALGATLYVPATRPNLAETILRRSSDGVCSMVLDLEDAVADHQVESALLNAVDALDRIAAVGGARMQLFVRVREAADIRRISGSLTTGTEVLSGFVLPKFGSATGGAFLDELATASEQLGKRLYAMPVLESSRVVHLETRDDELAKIALLLDEHRANILAVRIGATDMCGTFGIRRDRDLTIYDVRVVADAIAAIVNILGRTDGTGHVITGPVWEYFADHERMFRPTLRATPFEEHDKVRFRQQLVSRDMDGLLREIALDRANGIQGKTVIHPTHVVAVHALSAVTHEEYHDALDILGSGGAGGVQASGYRNKMNEMRPHRSWAEKTLVRAKVFGVTHEGVTFVDLLTASAVQ, encoded by the coding sequence ATGAGCGTCGGCGAAGAGATCACAATGTCGGGTGTCGAACTGGCGGCACCGGTACGCCACTTCCACCACCTCGATCCCGAAACCCACGGGCGGCTGTTCCTGCATCCGCCGCAGGATCTGTGGCCGGACGAGGATCGGTCGGTACTGGCGGTGGCGTTGGGGGCCACGCTGTACGTACCTGCGACGAGGCCGAACCTGGCGGAGACCATTCTGCGCAGGTCGAGCGACGGGGTGTGCTCGATGGTCCTGGATCTCGAGGATGCCGTCGCCGATCACCAGGTGGAATCGGCACTGCTCAACGCCGTTGATGCGCTCGACCGGATCGCGGCAGTCGGTGGCGCCCGGATGCAGCTGTTCGTGCGGGTTCGGGAGGCCGCTGACATTCGCCGCATCTCCGGCTCGCTGACCACCGGCACCGAAGTGCTGTCGGGGTTCGTCCTTCCCAAGTTCGGCAGCGCGACCGGGGGCGCGTTTCTCGACGAGTTGGCCACCGCGTCCGAGCAACTCGGCAAACGCTTGTATGCGATGCCCGTGCTCGAGTCGTCGAGGGTGGTGCACCTCGAGACCCGCGACGACGAACTCGCGAAGATCGCGCTATTGCTCGACGAACATCGTGCCAACATCCTTGCGGTGCGGATCGGGGCCACCGATATGTGCGGCACGTTCGGCATCCGGCGTGATCGCGATCTCACCATCTACGACGTCCGTGTGGTCGCGGACGCGATCGCCGCAATCGTCAATATCCTCGGCCGCACCGACGGCACCGGGCATGTGATCACCGGACCCGTGTGGGAGTACTTCGCTGACCACGAGAGGATGTTCCGGCCCACTTTGCGCGCCACGCCCTTCGAAGAGCACGACAAGGTGCGCTTTCGCCAGCAGTTGGTGAGCAGGGACATGGACGGTCTCTTGCGGGAGATCGCTCTCGACCGCGCAAACGGTATCCAGGGGAAGACGGTCATCCACCCGACGCATGTCGTTGCCGTCCATGCGCTCTCCGCTGTCACGCACGAGGAGTACCACGATGCGCTCGACATTCTCGGGAGTGGTGGCGCCGGTGGTGTCCAGGCGTCGGGGTATCGCAACAAGATGAATGAAATGCGCCCCCACCGAAGTTGGGCCGAGAAGACACTCGTCCGAGCGAAAGTGTTCGGCGTCACACATGAGGGAGTCACGTTCGTGGACCTATTGACCGCATCGGCCGTCCAGTGA
- a CDS encoding PPOX class F420-dependent oxidoreductase, protein MSLDVNEAQRPLLDLVASHNRGVLVTIKRDGRPQLSNVAYTWDSDTCTARVSVTADRAKTRNAARDPRVSLYVTTADFWSYVVVDGDAELSAVATDPHDAAADELVEVYRIVSGGEHDDWDEFRRAMVSDRRQVLRLRATHVYGTQMS, encoded by the coding sequence ATGAGCCTCGATGTGAATGAAGCGCAGCGTCCGTTGCTCGACCTGGTCGCCTCACACAATCGCGGGGTCCTGGTCACGATCAAACGTGACGGACGGCCACAGTTGTCGAACGTGGCCTATACCTGGGACTCCGACACGTGCACGGCACGGGTGTCGGTGACGGCGGATCGAGCCAAGACCCGCAACGCCGCACGCGACCCGCGCGTGTCGTTATACGTCACCACCGCCGATTTCTGGAGCTACGTGGTGGTAGACGGTGATGCGGAACTGAGTGCGGTCGCGACCGATCCGCACGACGCTGCAGCCGACGAACTCGTCGAGGTGTACCGGATCGTCTCGGGCGGTGAGCACGACGACTGGGACGAGTTCCGTCGTGCGATGGTCTCCGATCGGCGACAGGTCCTCCGACTCCGTGCGACGCACGTCTACGGCACCCAGATGTCCTGA
- a CDS encoding DUF475 domain-containing protein — MVLRIFGLSFAVTVISLIIAALYGGPEAVVLVAILSILEISLSFDNAVINATVLRRMSEFWQKIFLTIGIVIAVFGMRLVFPLVIVWLASGLGPVAAIDLALNPPADGAAYFPDGSPSYETLLTDAHPQIAAFGGMFLLMLFLGFILEEREITWLSWLEKPLARIGKLDQLAVVVAGVLLLITATFIAPADKVATVMTAGVLGMISYIAVNGLGELFNTPEEGEVGEGTRGGPTQLAKATGKAGFFLFLYLEVLDASFSFDGVIGAFAITSDPIIIALGLGFVGAMFVRSITVFLVRKGTLSEYVYLEHGAHWAIGALAAILLVSIGFHVNEMVTGLVGVALIGAAFISSIMRNRKAAAIASTDDVDVDEQKPVSVG; from the coding sequence GTGGTTCTGCGAATATTCGGTCTCTCCTTCGCTGTGACGGTGATCTCCCTGATCATCGCCGCGCTGTACGGCGGCCCAGAGGCCGTCGTACTCGTGGCGATCCTCTCCATCCTCGAGATCTCCCTGTCCTTCGACAACGCCGTGATCAACGCCACCGTCCTAAGGCGGATGAGCGAGTTCTGGCAGAAGATCTTCCTCACCATCGGCATCGTCATCGCGGTGTTCGGCATGCGCCTGGTCTTCCCTCTCGTCATCGTCTGGCTCGCCTCCGGCCTCGGCCCCGTTGCCGCCATCGATCTCGCCCTCAATCCGCCTGCGGACGGCGCCGCGTACTTCCCCGACGGAAGCCCCAGCTATGAGACTCTCCTCACGGATGCGCACCCCCAGATCGCGGCCTTCGGCGGAATGTTCCTGTTGATGCTGTTCCTCGGCTTCATCCTCGAGGAGCGCGAAATCACTTGGCTGTCTTGGTTGGAGAAGCCGCTCGCACGGATCGGCAAGCTCGATCAGCTCGCCGTCGTCGTTGCCGGCGTACTGCTGCTGATCACCGCCACATTCATCGCTCCAGCCGACAAAGTCGCCACAGTGATGACCGCCGGCGTGCTCGGCATGATCTCCTACATCGCCGTCAACGGATTGGGTGAGCTATTCAACACTCCCGAGGAAGGCGAGGTGGGCGAGGGAACTCGCGGCGGCCCCACCCAGCTGGCCAAGGCCACCGGCAAGGCCGGGTTCTTCCTGTTCCTCTACCTCGAGGTCCTCGACGCGTCCTTCTCGTTCGACGGTGTGATCGGCGCTTTCGCGATCACCTCCGACCCGATCATCATCGCCCTCGGCCTCGGATTCGTCGGCGCGATGTTCGTCCGCTCGATCACCGTGTTCCTGGTGCGCAAGGGCACCCTTTCGGAATACGTGTACCTCGAGCACGGTGCCCACTGGGCCATCGGCGCACTCGCAGCGATCCTGCTCGTCTCCATCGGCTTCCACGTCAACGAGATGGTCACGGGACTCGTCGGCGTCGCCCTCATCGGCGCCGCCTTCATCTCGAGCATCATGCGCAACCGCAAGGCTGCCGCGATCGCGAGCACCGACGATGTGGACGTCGACGAGCAGAAGCCGGTCAGCGTCGGCTGA
- a CDS encoding TerD family protein has translation MPTQLAKGQNGPLSADDVIVTLDLTAAADLSALLVTEAGKVRSDADFVFFNQPSGPGVQLVPGISGQQASLRVSLAAVPADVARVRAVITLEDANLEFGGFAPPTARVADASGNLLYEYKIEGLDSESVVIALELYRRQGAWKVRAVGQGYAGGFAALVTDHGVSVDDEPAPAAAAAARTAAPEAPAEVSLTKSRPVSLIKGQKVTLRKDGGVALTQIQMGLGWDPIEKRGMFGSRSANIDLDASAVLFVDDTVVDIAYYRQLTSKDGSIRHQGDNLTGAGAGDDEVIFADLTRISPNVTTVMFIVTSYRGHTFEQVKNAFCRLVDTTTHAELARFTLQGGMPFTAMVMAKVYRSGTQWKLQAIGEGIEAKHPGEAVPQLARFLGA, from the coding sequence GTGCCCACTCAGCTTGCCAAGGGTCAGAATGGCCCACTGAGCGCCGACGACGTCATCGTCACCCTCGATCTGACGGCCGCCGCCGACCTGTCCGCGCTTCTCGTGACCGAAGCGGGGAAGGTGCGTTCGGACGCAGACTTCGTCTTCTTCAATCAGCCGAGCGGCCCGGGTGTGCAACTCGTTCCCGGAATAAGTGGGCAGCAAGCCTCGCTGAGAGTTTCCCTCGCGGCGGTGCCTGCGGACGTCGCACGGGTGCGTGCAGTGATCACGCTCGAGGATGCGAACCTCGAGTTCGGAGGGTTTGCGCCACCGACCGCCAGAGTTGCAGATGCGTCCGGCAATCTCTTGTACGAGTACAAGATCGAGGGCCTGGACTCGGAATCGGTCGTCATCGCGCTCGAGCTGTATCGTCGCCAGGGTGCATGGAAGGTCCGCGCCGTCGGGCAGGGCTATGCCGGCGGATTCGCGGCGCTCGTCACAGATCATGGGGTGTCCGTCGACGACGAGCCCGCACCCGCCGCGGCCGCTGCCGCGCGGACCGCGGCGCCTGAAGCTCCGGCCGAGGTCAGCCTCACGAAGTCGCGTCCGGTCAGCCTGATCAAGGGGCAGAAGGTGACGCTCCGCAAGGATGGCGGCGTAGCGCTGACACAAATCCAGATGGGTCTCGGCTGGGATCCGATCGAGAAGCGCGGGATGTTCGGTAGTCGGTCCGCCAACATCGACCTCGATGCGTCCGCCGTCTTGTTCGTGGACGACACCGTGGTGGACATCGCCTACTACCGGCAGCTCACGTCGAAGGACGGGTCGATCCGTCATCAAGGAGACAACCTGACCGGGGCGGGTGCGGGCGACGACGAGGTGATATTCGCAGACCTCACGCGAATCTCGCCGAACGTGACGACCGTCATGTTCATCGTGACGTCCTACCGCGGCCATACGTTCGAGCAGGTCAAGAATGCTTTCTGCCGCCTGGTGGACACCACGACGCATGCGGAACTCGCCCGGTTCACACTCCAAGGTGGAATGCCCTTCACGGCAATGGTGATGGCCAAGGTCTACCGATCCGGCACTCAGTGGAAGTTGCAGGCGATCGGGGAGGGTATCGAGGCCAAGCACCCTGGCGAGGCCGTGCCTCAACTCGCGCGCTTCCTGGGCGCATGA
- a CDS encoding HAD family hydrolase gives MTALIATDLDRTMIYSRGAMELAVTESDVAAGIAEEDLLCVEVYDGKPLSYVTSDADAMLRRLTETAVVVPTTTRTVAQFQRIELPGAPWRYAITTNGGNILVDGVPDEQWRADVASAMADGAASLSEIVDELARRVEDSWVRSSRIADELFSYLVVDVETMPSGFVEDWNEWCERRGWGASRQGRKIYTMPNAVCKSRAVAEVRSRLVDDGVLTPEAPVLAAGDGALDAAMLSAADAAIRPRHGELEALDWQRPGVAVTGSSGIAAGEEILRWFSKHVERGTDTQAGASSL, from the coding sequence ATGACAGCGCTGATCGCAACCGACCTCGACCGGACCATGATCTACTCGCGTGGTGCCATGGAACTGGCTGTGACCGAGAGCGATGTGGCAGCCGGGATCGCGGAAGAGGATCTGCTCTGCGTCGAGGTTTATGACGGCAAGCCGCTGTCCTACGTCACGTCGGACGCTGATGCCATGCTGCGGCGGCTTACCGAGACCGCGGTGGTCGTCCCCACCACCACCCGCACTGTCGCGCAGTTCCAACGGATCGAACTACCTGGGGCTCCGTGGCGGTACGCAATTACCACCAACGGTGGAAACATACTGGTCGACGGTGTACCCGACGAACAGTGGCGGGCCGATGTAGCAAGCGCGATGGCCGACGGTGCAGCTTCCCTGTCGGAGATCGTCGACGAGTTGGCTCGCCGGGTCGAGGACAGTTGGGTTCGCTCGTCCCGAATTGCCGATGAGCTGTTCTCGTACCTGGTCGTGGACGTCGAGACGATGCCCTCGGGGTTCGTGGAGGACTGGAACGAGTGGTGCGAGCGCCGAGGGTGGGGAGCATCCCGGCAGGGTCGCAAGATTTACACGATGCCGAACGCGGTGTGCAAGAGTCGCGCGGTGGCGGAGGTCCGTTCGCGGCTCGTCGACGACGGGGTGCTCACACCGGAAGCCCCCGTCCTGGCTGCCGGAGACGGCGCACTCGACGCGGCCATGCTGAGTGCGGCCGACGCCGCGATCCGCCCTCGGCACGGCGAACTCGAGGCACTCGACTGGCAGCGTCCGGGTGTGGCTGTTACCGGTAGCAGCGGCATCGCCGCCGGTGAGGAGATTCTGAGATGGTTCTCGAAGCACGTCGAACGCGGCACCGATACTCAGGCGGGCGCATCCTCTTTGTAG